Within Phycisphaerales bacterium, the genomic segment CCAGCGCGGCCACACCCCCGGCTGTTCCACCTCCACCACCGCGCCGGTCGCCGGGTCCTCCCGCTCGACGATGCGGTCGTTGATCCGGGTGTTGATCAGCTCACGCAGGTACAGGGACGGCAGCTTCAAAAACGAGACCTGGGCCCCCTTCCAATCCCGGTGGATCGGCCGCGCCTCGAGTGCATCGTAAAGCTCCTCGATGTCGCGCACGGTACGGGCTGTGAAGAGCCACTCCTCGGCCCGCCCGGCCGCAAACTGCTTGTCGATCTCAATGCGCCCTTCCGGCCGCGCGAGCAATTCGTAGGCCTCACCGTCGGGGTCGTCCGGAACCGTCGACAACGGGACACGCTCGCTACGGGTCAGCGTAAGCCATAATTTCCCCGCCAGCGTGCCGGCCAGTTCCCGCTCCGTGTCGCTCAGACCGCTCAGGTCGAGACACTGGACCGCCGTGTCGAGGTCACCGCGCTCCATGGCCTGGCGGAACGTCCCGAGCGTGGCCTGGGCTGAGCGGAATTGCTTGCTGGCCCGGGTCGTACGCCGCGGGCTCGCCGGGGCTGCCGGTGCCGCGGCCACGGCTGCGGGCGGCGCCACCCCCGGGGCCGCGGTCGTGGGTGGTGGCGCGGCGGGCTGCGGTGGCGGTGTTGGCGTGGGGGGCGGCGACACCACCTGGGTAAGTTCGAGCATGCGCGGCACGTCGCGGACGGTCGTCGCGCCGAAGCGCCACAACCCATCGGGCCCGCGCACCAGCAGAATCTGGACCGGGCTGGCACCGATCGCGTAGAAGCCCTTGTGCTCCGGGGGCAGGGACCGAGCCAGCTTCTCGAGATCGATCACGCCGCGATTGCGGGCGGCGCTGATAAGCTGCGCCAGCCCGTCCACGTAGCGAATGCCGTTGTCCGTGATGAACTTGCGGACGAAATCCGGACCGAGACGCTCCAATTCGGCCTCGATCAGGTCCGGGGCGTCGAGCCGCCGCTCACGCGCGATGTTGGTGCGGACGGCGCCCGCGAAATCGAGGCACGCGAAGGCGCTTTCGTACAGGCGTCCGCTCTCCTGCGCGGCCCGCCAGGTATCGAGGAAATACGTCACAAGCGCATACGGCGAGCTGAGCGCGGCGCCTTCCGCCGGTGGAACGGACAGCGCCAGCCGCGGCGCATGCACGCGCTCGATCAGCAGATCAAGCTGTGCATGCCACTCCGGAATGAGTGCCACGCTGGTCCGCGCCAGGCGCCACTCCTGCAGCGTCTGCTCTTCACCCGCGTCATCACGCACAACGCGCGGCATGCGTTCGAGGATCATCACGATCGGCAGTCGCCCGAACGATTGCAGCACGCTCACTTCCAGGGCCGGCACATCGGGCAACTGCACCTGGTCCTCGGGATCAAAAGCGGCGTCGGCTTCGAGCCGTTGCAGGATCTCGTCGAGCAGCCGTACCAACTCCGGTCCACGCACCGCCCGCACGTCCGCATCGAGCGCGCCGAGATCCAGAAAGCCGGTGGCCTCCTGGAAGCGTTCTTCGCCCCTCTCGGTGTCACGCACAATGGACAGAAAGTGCTGCATCGCCTGGTATGGCGTGCGGAGCGGATTCCGCAGCGCGGGCCGCGCCGGGGGCGTGGTGGGTTGCGTGTCCGCCGGCCGAGTTTCTGCCGGCCGGGTCTCAGCCGGTGCAGTCGCAGCGCCTTGGGTGGTGGTCGGCTGAATGGGGGTCGCGGCTTCGGCCGCCCTGGGGGGCGCCAGCGCGCAGAGCCCAACCACGATACCGGGAACCCACCATCGTACGAAACCGTCGGAATGCTGCATGCCCACTTCCAGGAGTCAGGGCTGGCCAGCCAAACGCCGGAAAAGCCGGTTACCCCCGCGCGCCTGCCCTAATCGTACGCACGCGGAGCCGCAACGCAACGCGCGCCTCACATTCGGGTTGGTGAGTCTGGGAGGTGGGCAGGGTAGATTCAGCCGGAAGCGGCCGGGTGACGGCCATCGTCAGGCCTGTTGCCAAGCCGCAAGCAGACCTCTGCGCGCGGCGCTCGCGACTGGGCATCCGGAAGCGGCCTGGCTGCCATGCTTCGCCCGGCTACGAGCGCGCGTGCAGCTCCTTCACCGCGGCCGTCAGCGCCGGCACGACCTTGAACAAATCGCCCACGACGCCGTAGTCCGCGAGCTTGAAGATCGGTGCTTCGCGATCCGTGTTAATCGCCACGATGACCTTGCTGCCGCGCATCCCCGCGAGGTGCTGAATCGCCCCGCTGATACCACAGGCGATGTAGAGCCGCGGCGTCACGGTCTTGCCCGTCAACCCCACCTGCCGGCTGTGTGTCTGGTACCCCGCATCACAGGCGGCGCGCGAAGCCCCGACCGCACCATCCAGCTCCGCCGCCAACTCGTACAGGATTCGGAAGTTCTCCTCGCTCTTCAGCGAACGCCCGCCGGACACGATGATGTCCGCCTCGGCCACGTCCTTGATCCCGCCCCCCGCCTTCGCCACACTTTGCACCGTGATGCGCTCATCGCCCGCTGCCGGTGAGAAGGGCAGAATCTCGGCCGTGACGGCCGAACCGCTGCTGCGCGGCGCAGCGAACGCGTTGGGCCGCAGCGACACGATCGCCAGCCGTCCGGCGGGCAGCGCTACACGGCACGACGCCTTGCCGTTGTACACCGGCCGTTGCACCACCAACTCTTCCCCCTCGACTGCGACAGCCACCGCATCCGTCACCACGGCCGCGCCGAGCGCGGCCCCGAGCCGCGGCGCGAGATCGCGTCCCATGAATGTCGCCGGGAGCAACAGCGCGCGTGGCGGCTGACTCGCTACTGCGGCACACAAGGCCGTGCGATAACGAGTCACCGAGTAGTGTTCGAGCGCCGGGTCGGAGATGACGAGTAGCCGGTCCACGCCGGCTCCGCCCAGGGCTTCGCTTGCGGCACCGACCGTGCTCCCCACGATCACACCGACGACCTGATCCCCGGTTTGCTGAGCCAGCGCCCGTGCCGCAGTCACGGCTTGAAGTGCGGCCGGGTGCAGGCGATCGTTACGCTGTTCACCGAATACAAAGACATCGGCTGGCATCACATCATCCTCAAGCAGGGCCGCTGCGGCGCAGCGGGCGATTCCACGGTTCGCCACCAGTCACGACGGCGCAGTTCAGATGACCTTGGCCTCGTCACGCAGCAACTGGACCAATGCACGGGCCTGCTGGTCCGCTTCACCCTCCAGCAGCTTGCCGGGCGGACGCTCCGGAGGCGGCTCATACGTGACCACGCGGGTGCCACCCAGACGCGCCACCAGGTCCGCACATCCAGGCACGTCCGCGGCCGTCAGCACCTTGACCGGTTTCTTCTTGGCCTTCATCAGGTTGGGCAGCGAAGGGTAGCGCATCTCCACAAGACCCTTGTCGATGGTCACGAGTGCCGGCAACGGCACCGCCACCACCTCTTCCGCCCCCTCGATGCGGCGGCGCGCCGTGAACGTTCGGCCGTCCGCCGCCAATTCGAAAGCCGTGGTCGCCCCGATATGGGGCAGGTCAAGCAGTTCCGCCAACGCCGGTCCTGTCTGCCCGCTGTCGAGGTCGATCTCCTGCTTGCCGAGCAGAATCAGGTCATAACCACCCTCACGTACGACCGCAGCCAGCACCGCGGCGAGCTGTAATTCGTCGAGCGCCTCAAACGCGGGATCTTGCAGATGCAGACCCTCATCACAGCCGACCGCCAGCGCGGTTCGCAGTGCTTCGGCAGCGCTCGCCGGGCCAGCCAGCACCGCGACGATGTTCTCCACGTCGGCGCGCTTCTCGCGCAATTGCACCGCCAACTCGATCGCGAACTCGTCAAACGGGTTGACGACCATCTTCACGCCGGCTCGCTCGATGTCCTTATGATCCCCGCGCAGTCGAATGGTGGCAGTGGAATCCGGAACCTGGCGAACGATAACGAGAATCTTCATCCGCGCTCCCTTGCTGACCGATGTGGACCTGAACGTGCCTTGGATCATAACTCACGGAAGCGCGCTCGCAAGAGCGGCCGACGACGGGTGCCCGTGTTTCGTGGACCCGTACGACGCCCCCACGGACACAGCGAGTTGCCAACCTCGGCGGCGCCCGGTATGAAGCAGGAGTCGCTGCGCCACTGGCCGGGCGGGCAGCGCGTGGCCGACGCGGATACACACTGTTCGATTCGATAGGTGAAGGGTTTCATGCGCATTCGTGAATTGCTGACGACGGGCAAGCCCAGCTTCTCGTTCGAGTTCTTCCCTCCGAAGGACGACCAGGGGCTCTCGGATTTGCGCGCCACCATCGCCGGTCTGCGCGATCTGAAACCGACCTACATCTCTGTCACATACGGCGCCGGCGGCAGTACCCGTCAGCGCACGCTGGAGCTCGTCACACACATTCGCAAAGATTACGGTCTCGAAGCCATGGCCCACCTGACCTGTGTCGGAACTTCGCGCAGCCAGGTGCTCAGCGTGCTCGAATGCCTCGACGAGTCCGGCGTCGAGAACGTTCTGGCCCTCCGCGGTGATCCACCCAAGGGCGACGACAAATTCAAGCCCCATCCCGAGGGCTTCAACTACGCCAGCGAACTCGCCGAGTTCGCCCGGCGGTACTTCAGCTTCTGCCTCGGTGGGGCCTGCTACCCCGAGGTCCACCCCGAATCGCCCAACCTCGAAGCCGATCTCCTGCACCTCAAGCGGAAGATCGCGGCCGGCATCGAGTTCCTCATTACGCAACTCTTCTTCGACAACCAGAAATACTTCGACTTCGTCGGCAAGGCCCGCGCAGCCGGAATCGGCGTCCCAATCATCCCGGGCATCATGCCCATCACGAACTTCCGGCAGGTGGAACGCTTCACCGATATGTGTGGCACATCCATTCCGGAACCGCTCCTGAGTGAATTGCGTAACCTGCAGGACGACCACCACGCCGTGCTTTCGCTGGGCGTTGCCCATGCCACGGCCCAGTGTGTGGAGCTGCTGCAGCGCGGCGCTCCGGGGATTCACTTCTACACGCTGAACAAGTCCCCGGCGACGCGCACGATTCTTACGGCACTTCAGACCGTCTACCCGCCGGCGCGTGAGCCCGCGGGAAGTTGATCGCCTTACAACGGAGAGCGTCACGTATGGCCTGCCGTGGGTGGACCCGGGACGCATTGCGCTCCGCTTTTCGGGCCGGAATGATTTCCGAAAGCGGTTACATGAAGAGGTGAGAGCCATGGCAGATACACAGTCCCCGATGCCGCTCTTCTGTTGGCACGAACTCATGACACGCGATCCGGCTACCGCCCAGCGGTTCTACTGCGAACTACTCGGCTGGGGCACGCTGGAAGCCAACATGGGCGGCACCACCTACACGATGTTCACGGCGCCGACCGCACCCCAGGGGGCCGCCGGAATGCTGGCGATGACGGGTCCCCAGTTCGAGGGGGTACCCGCGAATTGGCTCGCCTACATCGCGGTAGAAGATCTCGATGCGACGGTCGCGCGTGTGACCAAGCTCGGCGGCCAGGTCCGGGTCCCGATCACCCCGATTCCCAACATGGGTCGCTTCGCTGTGATCGCCGACCCCACAGGTGCCGTCGTAGCGCTGTATCAGCAATAAGGCGCAGTCAGGTTGCATTCCTGCGATGTTGTGGCTGGTTTCCTGGGAGTCGCGAATAATCGGGGGGGAGATGCGTTTGGGCTTGTAACGAGACCGGATAGGAGAACCGACCCGTACGGCCAAGAGGAGGTACAACATGCGTGCGTGTTTTGTTGCCCCAGCCACAGTCATACTCCTTGGTACAGCACTCGCATTTGCCCAGGGACGAGACCCGAAACCGGAGAATGGCGGGCCACCCAACATCGGGCCCACACCATGCGCACCTTTCACCATCGCGAAGGGGGATCTCAGTGGGTTCGGTCTCGGCGACCAGCCCGAAGGTGGCACGCTGATCCTTCGCAGCCAGCCGGCCTGGGCCCAGTTCTGGGCCTCGCACACGCGCTTTGTCGAGCCCCGCCCGCCGCTCCCTGACATCGACTTCGGGCGTGAGGTGGTGATCGCGGCTATCCTTGGCCCCCAGCCGACCACCGGCTCTGCGAATATCGCCATTACATCACTCGAACGCGTCGGGACGTGGGTTCGCATCGGCATTCTGGAAGACCGGCGGCCGAGCATGTTGCCGGCTTTCAGTAATCCCTTCCACCTTGTCACAGTGCCGAAAGGATGCCTGCCTCCGGACGCGAACGTGCTCATCCAGACCTACCGACCGGTCCCCGGGTCGGCCACGCTCGACGGCCGCGTCCTGGGCACGATTCCCGGCACCGATGCCCAGACCCGGCCACTGGCCGGTGTGCTCGTGCAACTGCTCGACGACGAGGGTGAAGTGGTCGCCCGTTCACGCAGCGGAGGTGACGGTACATACTTCTTCGTGAACGTTCCGCCTGGCGAGTACCTGTTGCATGCGCAGGCCCCGGGTTTTCATCCTTATGACGAACTCCTGATGCTGCCACCTAACGCAAGAATCCGTCATGACATCGTGCTCTTCAAGATCGAGCCACAGCCCAGTTCACTGAGCGGTCGGGTATTCAGTCTTTTGCAGTCAACGAACACGCCCCCAACGCCACTGGGCGGCGCCCTGGTGCAGCTCTTCCGCGACAACGCTTCCACCCCGGCCTACGAAGTCTCGTCGGCCAACGACGGGACGTATGCGTTCGATGTCCTGCTGCCCGGCCCTTACCTCGTGCGCGTCTCGCTCGATGGCTACCAGACCCACACCGAACCCCTATTGATGCCCCCAGGACAGGATGTGGTGCGGAATTTCTTTCTGCGCACCGTTCCGCAGGCGAGCGCGGGCGTTCTGACGGGCCGCGTTTTCGGGCACGGAGCAACTCCGACAAACGTCCCGCCGCCGCTGCCCGGTGTGCGGGTGGCCGTTGTGTCAAACGGCGCGATTCTCGGGCACGCAATGACTAACCAACATGGAATCTACCACCTACAGAACCTGCCGCCCGGGACATGGAACGCCGTCGCCAGCAAGCTCGGATGGTCCACGGCACAGGCCGAGGTTGTGATCGTCGGGGGCGAAGTGACCATGCAGAACTTCGTGTTGAGCCGAACGAACATCCCACCAGGAGAGAACAATCCGAGCCAGAGTGATGAGTGGCTGCCGGAAGACGCGGAGTTCGAGGAACTCGATACGGCCGAGGCCGTTTTGATTCCGTTGTAGGCCGCAGTTCTTCGGGAGTACCGTGACACGCCGTGTTCCCACCCCCACTTCCGGTGGGGGCACGGCTTATCACTTTCCTGTCACGGCGGCCTGGCCCCCATCAAAATCCAATGGGTCTGGGGATGCCTTCGCCCGGCCGCGGCACCGGCGCTCTTGGTGTTCGGGGAAGTACGAAGCGGATGCCAGCCCATTCGACCAGTGGTTTCGTGGTGTCGATCGTGACGTGCAGCACTTTCGGCGTAAGCATCACCATCGGGAGAAGGAAATCCGCACGTGACAGCACCGGATCGAATCACTCGAACGGTGCCCGGAAGTGATGCCGCGTGCCAACACGGCGCTCCACCCGGCGCGCTTGCTCACGGCCTGAAGCGCCGGCATGATGCCCCGCATGGTGTCGAACGCCCCATCCTCGGTTGCATCCGCTCCGCTGCTACGTGTGGAGGATCTGCGCACCTGGTTTCGGCCGCGCCGTCGCCGGCTCTGGGAACCTGCCGGAATCCTGAAGGCGGTAGATGGGGTGAGTCTCGAGATCGCCGCGGGTCGTACCCTGGGCGTCGTCGGCGAAAGCGGCTGCGGCAAGTCGACCTTGGCGCGCTCAATTCTCCGCTTGATTCCCGCGACGAGCGGGCGCGTGCAGTTTGACGGTCGCGATGTGTACGCCCTACGCCCCCGAGCGTTACGGCAGCTGCGCCGCGACATGCAGATGATCTTCCAGGACCCGGTCGGCAGTCTCAATCCGCGCCTGTCCATCGAGACGCTCGTCGGTGAAGCACTAGGTGTCCACGGACTCGCACGGACCGCGCCGCAGCGGCGCGACCGTGTCGTCGAACTGCTGCTGCGCGTCGGCCTGCCAGCAGATGCGCTCACACGCTACCCGCACGAATTCTCCGGCGGGCAGCGGCAGCGCATCGGCATCGCCCGAGCGCTGGCCCTGAATCCGCGGCTGATCGTCTGCGATGAACCCGTGTCCGCGCTCGATGTCTCGATCCAGGCCCAGATCCTCAACCTGCTTGTCGACCTCCAGGACGAGCTTGGCCTCTGTTACCTGTTCATCGCGCACGATCTCGCCGTCGTGCGCCGTCTGAGTCACACCGTCGCGGTAATGTACCTCGGCCGTATTGTCGAGCATGCCGCTACCGAGGCGCTCTTTCTCGGTCCGCGCCACCCCTACACCCAGGCCCTACTGCACGCCGCGCCGACCATCGCTCTGCACGTCCAAACGGCGGGCCGGACACTGTCGCAGCCGCGTTCCGCGTTACCGCTGCTCCACGGCGAGCCCCCCAGCCCACTGAACCCACCCGTCGGCTGTGTGTTCCACCCGCGCTGCCCGATGGCGGAGGAACGCTGTAGAAGCGAACGGCCGGAACTGCGACTGCTGTCTCCCGGCCACGAAGTGGCTTGTCACTACATGGAGCAGACCGCGGCTTCCATTTGGCATGGCCGGCAGGCGTACCCGACTACGATCTGATTCATTCCTGGCCTTGATAACGCGGTTAAGAACGCGCAGGCATTTACTTCCCGACTGCCAGCCCCTAGAGTCAGGAAGCATGTCTCCCGAATTGATCTTACTGGCGATCTTTTGCGCAGGCGTCGTGGCACACGCCGCTTGGAGTACGTTTGAGCACTTCGGACCTACCGTCGCCGAGGAAGGTCCCGATGAAGCCGGCATCCTCGTCTTCGTCGAGTCCACCCGCTTTGCCGGAGTGTGCTGGGGGCGCCGCACAACCGCCCTC encodes:
- a CDS encoding mechanosensitive ion channel family protein, giving the protein MQHSDGFVRWWVPGIVVGLCALAPPRAAEAATPIQPTTTQGAATAPAETRPAETRPADTQPTTPPARPALRNPLRTPYQAMQHFLSIVRDTERGEERFQEATGFLDLGALDADVRAVRGPELVRLLDEILQRLEADAAFDPEDQVQLPDVPALEVSVLQSFGRLPIVMILERMPRVVRDDAGEEQTLQEWRLARTSVALIPEWHAQLDLLIERVHAPRLALSVPPAEGAALSSPYALVTYFLDTWRAAQESGRLYESAFACLDFAGAVRTNIARERRLDAPDLIEAELERLGPDFVRKFITDNGIRYVDGLAQLISAARNRGVIDLEKLARSLPPEHKGFYAIGASPVQILLVRGPDGLWRFGATTVRDVPRMLELTQVVSPPPTPTPPPQPAAPPPTTAAPGVAPPAAVAAAPAAPASPRRTTRASKQFRSAQATLGTFRQAMERGDLDTAVQCLDLSGLSDTERELAGTLAGKLWLTLTRSERVPLSTVPDDPDGEAYELLARPEGRIEIDKQFAAGRAEEWLFTARTVRDIEELYDALEARPIHRDWKGAQVSFLKLPSLYLRELINTRINDRIVEREDPATGAVVEVEQPGVWPRWLGTSWLRLRVWQWIGIAPVLGLGWLVRRVAVLVLPGLGQLVLRSASHEDTAQAIRRAFKPVATLLMLLAWWGGLQFLDLGAPLMSWLWFFLKVLLAVAGVLAAYRLIDVAASYTRSRSALRSSRVDDVLIPLLNKTAKIVVAVGGLVFIGTTLGLAVTPLLAGLGVGGLAFGLAAQDTLKNFFGSVNVVLDRPFQVGDWVKVNDTEGTVESVGLRSTRIRTFYNSQITVPNSELMNARVDNMGRRRYRRTFTHLSLTYDTAPEQFEAFCEGIREIIRQHPYTRKDYYQVYVSRFSDSSIDVMLYVFHECPDWAVELRERHRLFLDIIRLARRIGVQFAFPTRTLHLFRGSDEPLPPGTPMVPAVSDDAVKFGREQAEALLKESDG
- a CDS encoding electron transfer flavoprotein subunit alpha/FixB family protein; translation: MPADVFVFGEQRNDRLHPAALQAVTAARALAQQTGDQVVGVIVGSTVGAASEALGGAGVDRLLVISDPALEHYSVTRYRTALCAAVASQPPRALLLPATFMGRDLAPRLGAALGAAVVTDAVAVAVEGEELVVQRPVYNGKASCRVALPAGRLAIVSLRPNAFAAPRSSGSAVTAEILPFSPAAGDERITVQSVAKAGGGIKDVAEADIIVSGGRSLKSEENFRILYELAAELDGAVGASRAACDAGYQTHSRQVGLTGKTVTPRLYIACGISGAIQHLAGMRGSKVIVAINTDREAPIFKLADYGVVGDLFKVVPALTAAVKELHARS
- a CDS encoding electron transfer flavoprotein subunit beta/FixA family protein; translation: MKILVIVRQVPDSTATIRLRGDHKDIERAGVKMVVNPFDEFAIELAVQLREKRADVENIVAVLAGPASAAEALRTALAVGCDEGLHLQDPAFEALDELQLAAVLAAVVREGGYDLILLGKQEIDLDSGQTGPALAELLDLPHIGATTAFELAADGRTFTARRRIEGAEEVVAVPLPALVTIDKGLVEMRYPSLPNLMKAKKKPVKVLTAADVPGCADLVARLGGTRVVTYEPPPERPPGKLLEGEADQQARALVQLLRDEAKVI
- the metF gene encoding methylenetetrahydrofolate reductase [NAD(P)H], with the protein product MRIRELLTTGKPSFSFEFFPPKDDQGLSDLRATIAGLRDLKPTYISVTYGAGGSTRQRTLELVTHIRKDYGLEAMAHLTCVGTSRSQVLSVLECLDESGVENVLALRGDPPKGDDKFKPHPEGFNYASELAEFARRYFSFCLGGACYPEVHPESPNLEADLLHLKRKIAAGIEFLITQLFFDNQKYFDFVGKARAAGIGVPIIPGIMPITNFRQVERFTDMCGTSIPEPLLSELRNLQDDHHAVLSLGVAHATAQCVELLQRGAPGIHFYTLNKSPATRTILTALQTVYPPAREPAGS
- a CDS encoding VOC family protein, with the protein product MADTQSPMPLFCWHELMTRDPATAQRFYCELLGWGTLEANMGGTTYTMFTAPTAPQGAAGMLAMTGPQFEGVPANWLAYIAVEDLDATVARVTKLGGQVRVPITPIPNMGRFAVIADPTGAVVALYQQ
- a CDS encoding carboxypeptidase regulatory-like domain-containing protein, which encodes MRACFVAPATVILLGTALAFAQGRDPKPENGGPPNIGPTPCAPFTIAKGDLSGFGLGDQPEGGTLILRSQPAWAQFWASHTRFVEPRPPLPDIDFGREVVIAAILGPQPTTGSANIAITSLERVGTWVRIGILEDRRPSMLPAFSNPFHLVTVPKGCLPPDANVLIQTYRPVPGSATLDGRVLGTIPGTDAQTRPLAGVLVQLLDDEGEVVARSRSGGDGTYFFVNVPPGEYLLHAQAPGFHPYDELLMLPPNARIRHDIVLFKIEPQPSSLSGRVFSLLQSTNTPPTPLGGALVQLFRDNASTPAYEVSSANDGTYAFDVLLPGPYLVRVSLDGYQTHTEPLLMPPGQDVVRNFFLRTVPQASAGVLTGRVFGHGATPTNVPPPLPGVRVAVVSNGAILGHAMTNQHGIYHLQNLPPGTWNAVASKLGWSTAQAEVVIVGGEVTMQNFVLSRTNIPPGENNPSQSDEWLPEDAEFEELDTAEAVLIPL
- a CDS encoding ATP-binding cassette domain-containing protein, with product MVSNAPSSVASAPLLRVEDLRTWFRPRRRRLWEPAGILKAVDGVSLEIAAGRTLGVVGESGCGKSTLARSILRLIPATSGRVQFDGRDVYALRPRALRQLRRDMQMIFQDPVGSLNPRLSIETLVGEALGVHGLARTAPQRRDRVVELLLRVGLPADALTRYPHEFSGGQRQRIGIARALALNPRLIVCDEPVSALDVSIQAQILNLLVDLQDELGLCYLFIAHDLAVVRRLSHTVAVMYLGRIVEHAATEALFLGPRHPYTQALLHAAPTIALHVQTAGRTLSQPRSALPLLHGEPPSPLNPPVGCVFHPRCPMAEERCRSERPELRLLSPGHEVACHYMEQTAASIWHGRQAYPTTI